The region CGCGGAGGACGTGCTCCAGGAGTCCTGGCTGCGGTGGTCGGCCGTGGACCACTCCCAGGTGCGCGACCCGCGGTCCTACCTCGTCCGGGTCGTCACGCGGCAGGCGCTCAACCGTCTGCGTACGGTCTCCCGCCGCCGTGAGGACTACGTCGGGGAGTGGCTGCCGGAGCCACTGCTGACCAGCCCCGATGTGGCGGAGGACGTCGAACTCGCGGAGAGCGTCTCGATCGCGATGCTGACCGTGCTGGAGACGCTCGGTCCGACCGAGCGGGCGGTGTTCGTGCTGCGCGAGGTCTTCGAGCTGCCGTACGGCGAGATCGCCGAGGTCATCGGGAAGTCCGCGGCCGCGGTGCGGCAGATCGGGCGGCGGGCCCGCGAGCGCGTGGCGGCCCGGCAGCCGCGGGTGCGGGTCAGCCGGTCGGAGCAGCAGGCCGTGGTGGAGCGGTTCCTGGCCGCCCTCGAAACGGGGCAGTTGCAGGAGCTGCTGGCGGTCATGGCGCCGGACGTCGTCCTGATCGCCGACGGCGGCGGTGTGGTGGCGGCGGCGCTGGCTCCGCTGCACGGGAGCGAACCGGTGGCCGCGGTGCTCGCGCGCGCCAACCGGGTGGCCGCGTTCTCGACCGCGGCCGTGTGGCTCAACGGCGCGCCCGCGGGCCGGATCGAACTCGACGGCGAGGCGTCGGCGGTGAGCCTCGTGGTGGAGGACGGGCTGATCACCAGGATCTACGCGGTGCGGAACCCGCAGAAGCTGGCGTGGCTCGACGTGCCCGCCGAGCTCGCCAGATAAGCGGGCCGCCGCGCCGGCGTCCTGGGGGTGGTCCGGGCGGTTCTTCCGCCGCCCGGGCCGCCCGGGCCGCCCGCGGTCGTTCCCGGGCGGCGGGCGGATGCTCTCAGCCGCCGGTCCCGGACGGCTGCGGGGCGGCGGCGAGGCGGTCGAGGACCAGGCGGCCGATCTCGGGCCAGTGCTCGGCGAGGAAGAAGTGGCCGCCCGCGAAGGTGCGCACCTCGCAGTCGGCCGCGGTGTGCCGCGTCCAGGCCCGCGCCTCCTCGGCCGTCACCCGCGGGTCGGTGTCCCCGGTGAGTACGGTGACCGGGCACACCAGTCGGGCGCCCTGCGGGTGCCGGTAGTTCGCCACCGCCCGGTAGTCGCTGCGCAGCACCGGCAGCACCACTTGCAGCACCTCCTCGTCGGCGAGGAGTTCCGGCGGTGTGCCGTCCAGCGCCCGGATGTCGGCGAGCAGTTCGTCGTCGCTCTTGCCGTGCCGATGGCCTTCGCGGTAGACCGAGGGTGCCGGTCGCCCGGACGCGAACAGCCGTACGGGCCCGGCGCCGTCGGCCGCAAGCCGCCGCGCGACCTCGTACGCGACGAGGGCGCCCATGCTGTGCCCGAACAGCGCGAGAGGCTCCCCGCGCCAGGGCGCCAGGTCCTCGGCGGCGCCGTCCGCGAGCGCGGCGATGTCGTCGAGCAGCGGCTCGCGGTAGCGGTCCTGGTGACCCGGATACTGCATGCACAGCACGTCGGCCCGCTGCCGCAGCTCGGCGGAGAGCGGGCGGAAGAAGCCGGCGGCGCCGCCGGCGTGCGGAAAGCAGATGAGGCGCGCGGGCGCTCCCTCGAGCGGGTGGAAGCGGCGTACGGCGCCGGTGGTAGGTGCCACGGTGTCCCTCACGGTCGTGGTCTATGACGCCCCGTCATATCCCCGGGCATCCTATGCCCCCCGGCCCCCTTGCCCTGGCGGGCCCCCACCTGGGCGCCCACCCTGCCGCAGTTGGTACGCCCCCGGGGGTGTGGCGGTTCCCCTTCGGCAGGGGTACGCCC is a window of Streptomyces sp. NBC_01477 DNA encoding:
- a CDS encoding RNA polymerase sigma-70 factor; the encoded protein is MTEDPYAAHRSLLFTVAYEMLGSATDAEDVLQESWLRWSAVDHSQVRDPRSYLVRVVTRQALNRLRTVSRRREDYVGEWLPEPLLTSPDVAEDVELAESVSIAMLTVLETLGPTERAVFVLREVFELPYGEIAEVIGKSAAAVRQIGRRARERVAARQPRVRVSRSEQQAVVERFLAALETGQLQELLAVMAPDVVLIADGGGVVAAALAPLHGSEPVAAVLARANRVAAFSTAAVWLNGAPAGRIELDGEASAVSLVVEDGLITRIYAVRNPQKLAWLDVPAELAR
- a CDS encoding thioesterase II family protein → MRDTVAPTTGAVRRFHPLEGAPARLICFPHAGGAAGFFRPLSAELRQRADVLCMQYPGHQDRYREPLLDDIAALADGAAEDLAPWRGEPLALFGHSMGALVAYEVARRLAADGAGPVRLFASGRPAPSVYREGHRHGKSDDELLADIRALDGTPPELLADEEVLQVVLPVLRSDYRAVANYRHPQGARLVCPVTVLTGDTDPRVTAEEARAWTRHTAADCEVRTFAGGHFFLAEHWPEIGRLVLDRLAAAPQPSGTGG